The nucleotide window CCGATGGTCACCATGGGCTTCGGGAGGTTGTCGCCAGCCTCGCGAATCCGCATGCCCATGCCGCCGCAGAACAATACGACTTTCATACGTCCTCTACCGCGCCTTCGATGCCTAGAGTGCCGCCACCGAACTTTGCCACCGCAGCGAGCCGTCGAGACGGCCGTCGCGCATATGCGCCTCGATGCGCTTCAGACGGACGAAGCCGCCGAAGCTGTCGGCGGTGAGGCCGTTTCGCACGAAGCTCCCGTACATCTCCTCGACGCCCTTTCGGACCGTCCACTCCGTCTTGAACCCGGGAAGACGCCGGTGCAGCTTCTCGCAGCTGACGCGGTAGCAGCGCGGATCCGGACCGCCCCCCTCGAGGTATTCGATCGTGCAATTCGGCACGACCGACTTCACGATGTCGGCGACGTCGCGAATCTGATAGTTCTCCTCGGAGCTGCCGACGTTGAAGGCCTGGTTGTGGACGGCTTCCCGCGGCGACTCGAGCACGGCGAGAAACGCCCGCGAAATGTCGCGGATGTGCACGAGCGGGCGCCAGGGCGTGCCGTCGCTCTGAATGACGACCTTGCCGGTCGTGTAGGCAACGCCGACGAAGTTGTTGACGACGATGTCGGCGCGCAGCCGCGGCGAGGCGCCGTAGGCCGTGGCGTTCCGCAGATAGACCGGGCTGAAGGCCTCGTCCGCCAGCTTCGCCACGTCGGCCTCGACCAGCACCTTGGAACGGCCGTACGCGGTAATCGGGTTGAACGCTGCCGTTTCGTCGAGCAGGTCGTCCCCGGCGGCGCCGTACAGGCTGCACGAGGAGGCGAACAGGTAACGGGAGACGCCGGCCTCTTTCGCGGCGCGGGCCAGGCTGACACTGCCGAGGTGATTGATGTCGTAGGTGCAGGACTCGTCCAGACAGCCGAGCGGATCGTTGGACAGCGCGGCCAGGTGGATGACGGCGTCGAATCCCCGAAGGTCGGACGCCGTGACGTCTCGGATGTCCTTGCGGATGGCTGGAACCGGGCGCGGTCCCGGGCCGAAGTCGGCGCCTTCGTACAAATAGGTGTCGAGGCCGGTGACCTGGTGCCCGGCCTGTGCGAGGACGTCGGTCATGACCGACCCGATGTAGCCGTGATGTCCGGTGACGAGTACCTTCATAGCGGATGCTTCGCCTCTGCCTTGTTCAAGATAAGTGTTGATGGGCGCCTGCGACGGCTGGCGACCTGTCTCGGATTGAGCAAAGAGTCCGCCAGCCAGGCCGACTCGTGCCGGTCGATTTTGGCGGGGTTTTTCGCGATGTTTTCAGCGTTTCGCGGTCTGGCCCGCGCGCAGAATAGAAAAGTCGCCGAAACGAATGACTAAAATCTCCTCAGAGTGCAACTCAAGTCGTCTTTTCAAACCCATGACGAAGCCGCCGGTCGGACCCCGATCCCCTGAACCCGGCTCGCTCGCGGAAAAACCCACCATTCCCACGCCCCTCGGCCAGCCGGCCCCCTGCCAGGCCCTTGGCGAGGGCTTTGCTGTCGTGGCCGGGTCAAACTCCATCCCGCAAATCAGCGGCACATTTTGGCGCCGGTATCAATAGTGACCGGCGCGGACGGCGGACGTTCATGATATTCACCGAAACGAAACTGAAAGGCGCGTTCCTCATCGATCTCAGTCGACGCGAGGATGAGCGCGGATTCTTCGCCCGGGCCTTCTGCCAGAACGAGTTCGCCGAACACGGACTGAAGTCGGTGATCGCCCAGGCCAATATCGGGTTCAATCGCCGCAAGGGCACCCTGCGCGGCATGCACTTCCAGTATCCGCCGGCCGCGGAAACGAAGCTGGTTCGCGCGAGCCGTGGCGCCGTTCTGGACATCATCGTGGATCTCCGGCCGGAATCGCCCACCTACCTGCAGCACGTCTCGGTCGAACTCTCAGCCGACAACCATCGCGGCATCTACATCCCCGAGCGGTTCGGCCACGGCTATCAGGCCCTCGAGGACGACACGGAAACGACGTATCAGGTCGGAGAGTTCTACACGCCTGGATCAGAGGGCGGGCTGCGGTACGACGACCCGGCGCTCGGGCTCGAGTGGCCGCTGCCGATCTCGGTCATGTCGGAGAAGGATCGCCAGTGGAGTCTCATGGCGGAGGCGGCGCAGGACCTCCGGGCGCGCATGACGCTGCCGGTCGAATCGAGGGTGAGATGATCATCGTAGACAAGGCACTGCAGGCGCGGGAAGCGGCGGGCGCTCCGATCCGCGTGGCGATGACCGGCGCCGGCTTCATGGGCCACGGACTCGCCAACCAGATCGTCAAGAGCGTGCCGGGCATGCGGATGGTGGCGATCTACAACCGACGCAGCGCCAGGGCGCTCGATGCCTTCGAGTACGCGGGGCTGAAGGCGATCGAAGCCTCGACCCAGGCAGCCGTCGATCGCGCCATCGAGGAAGGCAAGCCGGTCGTAACCGAAGACGCGATGCTGCTCGCCCGATCGCCGCACGTCGACGTACTGGTCGAAACCACTGGTTCGGTCGAGTTCGGCGCGCGGGTCATCCTCGAGGCGTTCAAGCACGGCAAGCACGTCGTCCTGCTCAACGCGGAAATCGACGCCACGATCGGGCCGATTCTCCAGGTCTACGCCGAGAAGCACGGGGTCGTATTGTCGGCGTGCGAGGGAGACGAACCGGGCGTCCAGATCAATCTGTATCGATGGGTCCGCGGCCTCGGGCTGCTGCCCCGCGTGATCGGCAACGTCAAGGGACTGCAGGATCCGTATCGCACGCCGGAAACCCAGAAGGCGTTCGCCGAGAAGTGGGGCCAGAATCCGGCCATGGTGACCAGCTTCGCCGACGGCTCCAAGATCAGCTTCGAGCAGGCGATCGCGGCGAACGCGACCGGGTTCGTGGTCCAGTCGAGGGGGATGTCGCGAGGTCGTGAGTACCGCGGCGACGTCATGTCGATTGGCAGCTTGTACGACATCGACGAACTGCGCGCGCTCGGCGGCATTGTCGACTACGTCGTCGGCACGCCGCTCACCAAGGTCTACGTCCTCGCGGAGCACACGGATCCCAAACAGCAGCACTACCTGAACTTGTACAAGATGGGGCCGGGCCCCTTGTACTCGTTCTTCATTCCCTATCATCTGGTCCATTTCGAAGTGCCCAACGCGATCGCCAGGGCCGTGCTGTTCAACGACTCCGTAGCCAAGCCGCTTGGCGGACCGGTCGTCGAGGTGTGCGCGGTGGCGAAGCGCGACTTGAAGGCGGGCGAGACGCTCGACGACTACGGCGAGTTCATGACCTACGGCGAGGCGGTCAACTCGGACGAGATGCGGCGCGAGCGTTACCTGCCCGAAGGGCTCGTCGAGGGCTGCCGCCTGCGCCGCGACATCGCGAAGGACGCCGTGATCGGGTATGACGACGTCGAGCTGCCGGCCGGACGACTGGCCGACCAGCTGCGTGCGGAGCAATATGCGCACTTTCCGGCGGCAGCGCCGGTGGCTGCCGTCGGCGTCGGTTCATAGCCCGCAACGGCAGCCGGGCGAGACCCCGAGGGACGGTGAAGTCCAGGGACGCGGTGTGGAGGATGTTCGGACGTGAACTGGAAGGTGCACAAGTTCGGTGGCTCGAGCGTGGCCGACGCCGCCTGCATGGAGCGAGTCGCGAAGATCCTCGAAGAGGATTCCTCTCCGTGCGTCGCGGCCGTCCTCTCGGCATGCCGCGGAATCACCGATGCGTTGCTGGCGCTGATTACGAATGCCGAGAGCCGTCATGATGGCGACGCCGATCGAGTGGACGCCATCAAGCAGCGGCACGTTGGTATCGCCAGGGCGCTGCTCGAGGAGCCCATCCTCGCCGAGTATCTGGCCGAACTCAGCGCCGACTGTCAGGACATCGCGAGTATTCTCCACACCGTCCGGCTGACTCGGGCCGCCGCTCCTCCGGTTCGGGACCTGGTCGCCGGCTTCGGCGAAATCTGGTCGACGCGGCTGTTCACGCGCTACCTGAGAGCGCGCGGCCGTCGCGCCGGCGACGTCCGGTGGATCGATGCGCGCGACGTCATCGAGGTCGATGCGGCGCCACTCGGTCCGAGCGTGCGCTGGCCGGAGTCGCGCGCGAACGCCGATCGGGTGATGTCGAGCCCTGGCCCCGCCACGCTCATCGTGACAGGGTTCATCGCCAGAAACGCAGACGGCGTCCAGACGACACTTGGACGGGATGGCAGCGACTTTTCGGCGTCGATCGTCGGCGCCCTCCTGGACGCCTCGGAAATCGTGATCTGGACGGACGTCGACGGGATTCTGAGCGCGGATCCTCGTCGGGTCGCCGACGCCACGGTCATCGAGTCGCTCTCGTACCAGGAGGCGATGGAGCTCGCGTACTTCGGCGCCAAGGTGCTGCACCCGAAGACCATGGCGCCAGCCGTGAAGCGCGGCATTCCCATCTGGATCCGGAACACCTTCGCGCCTCACAATCCGGGAACCCTGATCTGCGCCAAACCGGCCTCGTCCCGGGCGGTGAAGGGCATTACCACCATCGATCAGGTCGCGCTCATCAACCTGGAAGGCACCGGCATGATCGGTGTCCCAGGAACGGCGCAGCGACTCTTCGGCGCGCTCCGCGAACATGGCATCTCGGTATCGCTCATCTCTCAGGGAAGCTCGGAACACTCGATTTGCTTCGCGCTCGCGCAGGCCGACGCCGACCGCGCGGCGGCGATCGTCCGCGCCGCGTTCGAACGGGAACTGGGACAGGGGCAGATTCAGCAGGTCGAAGTGGCGGAGGAGTGCAGCATCCTGGCCGTGGTCGGCGACGGGATGGCGGGAACGCCCGGCATTGCGGCGACGCTCTTCGAGGCGCTGGGCAGCGCCGGTGTCAACGTTCGGGCCATCGCGCAAGGCGCGTCCGAACGCAACATTTCCGTGGTCATCGATCGGGCCCAGGCGCCGCGCGCGCTGGGCGCGGTTCATTCGAGCTTCTACCTTTCGCCGCACACGATCTCACTCGGTGTGATCGGTCCGGGATCGGTTGGCGGCGCGTTGATCGACCAGCTGGCCTCGCAAGCCGGCCGGCTCAGGCGCGAGTTTCATCTCGACCTTCGTTTGCGCGGCGTGATGACGTCAGCCAGGATGGTGCTGGCCGACCCGTCGGTGCCGGTGGCCGACTGGCGGACGGCGCTCGACGGCGGTGTCGCTTCGGATCTCGACCGCTTCGTGGCGCACGTCGATGCCCCCCACCTGCCGCATGCGATCATCGTCGACTGCACCGCCAGCGCTGAGATCGCCCGACACTATCCGGCGTGGCTTGCCGCCGGTATTCACGTGATCACCCCGAACAAACGAGCCGGCAGCTCGGATTTCGCATCCTACCGAGCCATCGGCGAGGCGCGCCGTGCCGGGCGGTCTCATTTCATGTACGAAGCCACCGTCGGCGCCGGGCTGCCAATCATCCAGACCGTACGCGACCTCAGGGAGACCGGCGATCGCATCCTGACGATCGAGGGCATTCTCTCGGGAACGCTGTCGTATCTCTTCAACGTGTGGGATGGCCGGCAGCCATTTTCATCAGTGGTGCGCGATGCCCAGGCTCGCGGCTTCACCGAACCCGACCCGAGAGACGACCTGTCCGGCCTGGATGTCGCGCGTAAGCTGGTGATTCTGGCCCGCGAAATCGGCCTCTCTCTCGAACTCGGCGACGTCGATCTGCACGGTCTCGTGCCCTCGACCCTCGAGCGCGTCGCGCCGGAGGCCTTTATCGACGGGCTTGCCGATACCGACGCACAGATGCGGGAGCGGTTCGCGGCGGCGCAGGCCGCTGATCGCGTGCTTCGATACGTGGGACGACTGGACGTGGAGGCCGGGCGCGCAACCGTCGGCCTGATGGAACTGGATCGCTCACACCTGTTTGCCAACATCAGCCGCACCGACAACGTCGTCAGCTTCACGACCAGCCGCTACGACACGAACCCGTTGGTAGTGCGTGGGCCTGGCGCAGGCCCGGCCGTCACGGCCGGTGGCGTGTTTGCTGATCTGTTACGCGTCTGCGCGTATCTCGGCGCGCAGGTGTGACGGCGCCGATCAGCGGAGCGCCATGAGGCGCTCGTGGTCGAGCGTACAGGTCGTTTCACCCGACGCGCTGATGAATGCGACCACGACGTCTTTGTCTGGCGCGAAGGCGCCAGGCGCAAACGAGAAGAAGCCCCTGGCGAGCTGCCGGGTCGAGCCGTCGGGCATCTTGGCAGCGATGGGGCCGACCGTGGAAGTCGTCGGCCGTACCACGGCACTTCCGCGTCGAATCTCGAGGCGCGAAATCGCTTCGGCGTGCGGCGAACTGTCGGCCGGAAACACGTATATCCCGACGCCCCACCTGTTGACGTCGCCCGGTGCGATCTGCCGGCCGCTCCGGCCGCTTTTCGCCGATTCGAACGCGGCCGACGCCACCCGCGAGAACGGCGTCGCGACGCGCGCGTCGTAGCGGCCGTCGCTCGACGGACAGAGCTGGTACGGCGCAACCGCACAGGCCGCTCCGGACCGCCCGCAGGCTGTGGCCTGTTGCAGTGTGTCGGGTGTCAGCGCAGGGATGATGCCGGCCGGATTCGGAAGGGCCGTCTGCGCGATGGCCGTCGCCCAACCCAGTGCCCACGCCAGGCCGCCGATCATCGCGAGATGTGTGCGCACGCCTGGTTACTGGAACAAGCCGTAGATCGTGAGTCGCGTCGCCGATGCGACGTAGACCCTGCCGTTGGCGACGAGGGGCGCGCTGAATTTGACCGCTTCGTCGAGCACATCGCGACTCCCAGCCTGATCGGAATGATACAGCTCGTTTCCAAGGTTCGACGCGTCGTAGGCGTGCAGCGCGCCCGATGCCGTGCCGCGCCGCTCGATCGCCCACAGAATGCCGTTGACGTTGCCGGCTGCCGAAACCGCCAGGGTGCCGCCCGGGTAGGCGAAGATTTCGGATGCGCGCGAGGTCGGCGAGGTCGACAACCGCCCGTTCGTCAAGGCGAACGCCTGCAGGTTGTCGGATACGGGGCTGAAGTAGACGACCCCGTTGTAGTAGATGGGCGCGCTGTAGTTTCCCGGCTCTGGCGTTCCGAACGGGAAGATATTCGCGAGCGACTGCACAATCTGGCTGTCGTCGGCCGCATGGTAGTGGCCCATGTTGTCACGATCGATGACGTCGATGGTGCCGTTCTTCCCGGCGCTCACCAGCAGGTGTGGGTGGGTGCCCGACTGATCCGGCAGAAGAGTGATGCCACCCGCCCCGAGGTCGGCGTTGGCCCCGTCGAGCGTGCCTTCGTTGTGAGGCGTGAAGTAGTCGAGGAAGGCGCCGGCCGGACCGAGCTTGATGTAGCTGTCGCCGAAATTCGTCCCCCCGCTATTGCCGTCGAAGGTGCCGTTGCCGGTGACCAGGAAGACGCTGCCGTTCGCGTCAGCCGCAAGGCCGGAGTTGGCCAGCCAGATACCTCCGCCTTCGGCGTCGGGCGAGACGCAATAGGCAAACGTCTGCTGCAGCGTCGCGGCGTTGTAGCCCAGGACCCATCCGTGGTACGGCTGAATGTCTCCGTGGCTGCCGAAGGCCACGTAGACCACGCCGTTGTTCAGCAGCAGCGCCGGACGCTGGTTTTCGTGCAACGCGTCGAACGCGACACGGCCTCCGGCACTTCCAGTACCCGTTCCGGGAACCGAAGCCTGAATGACGACCGGGCCGCCGAACTTTTCTGCGCCTGTCGTGACATCGAGCGCGTGGAGTCTCTGGACGAAAGTCTTGTTGGAGCCGATCGTCTCAGCCGTCTTGGCAACCACGTAAAGCGTGCCGGTCGCGGCATCGATGACCGGAGTCCCGGTAATGCCGATTTCCGGTGCGATGTCGCAACACTCATTGACATCGGCCGGGCTGACGGTGGTCACGCCAGCCGCAGGATTCACGAAACTGACCTGCCAGAGCGGATTCGTGTCGTTCCCGTCCGCGTCAAAGGCGTAGACGGAATCGTGCTCTGTCGCCACGTAGACGACGTTACGAACGCCGATACCCGGGACGGTGACAGCCGGCACGTAGAGCGGCGAGGCCATCGAGATGCCGTCGATCGCGTATGACCGGAGCTTTCCGAATCGGCTCGAGTTGACGTTGGCGGGAGCCAGGACCGTTTCGTTCAGATTGGCGCCCGTGCGACCGTTGTCGTTGTGGAAAGTGAAGGTTCCCGTGTAGTTGACGACGAAGACCGTCGCGCTGCCGGACAAAGACTGGTCGGTCGTCGTAGCCGACACGGTGTGGGAGCCGGTGGTCGACGGCGCCGTATACAGTCCATCGGCCGTGATGGTGCCGGATGCGGACGTGCCCCCAGCGACTCCGTCAACCGACCAGACGTATGTGCTGGAGCCGTTGCTGATCGCGCTGAACTGTACGGGACGGTTCGGGGTCAGCGTGACCGTGGCAGGGGACAGGAGCACCGAAACCCCTTGGCCCGACAGCGTGATCACCTGCGGTGCGCCGGCGGCATCGTCCTGGATCGTCAGGATTCCCGACCGGGCGCCGGCGGCCGCCGGCGTGAACGTGACCGTGACCGAGCAGGACGATCCGGCGGCGAGCGCCGTACCGCACGTCGTCGTGCGGCTGAACTCCGCAGCCTGGCTGCCGGTGGTGGAGATGGCGGTGAAGTTCAGCGGCGCCGTTCCAACGTTCGTGACGGTCAGGTCCGACGTTGGCGCGGGGACGCCAATGGCCTGCTGACCGAAGTCGATCGACGAGTTGCTCAACACGACGACCGGGACGGAGGCGCCCACGGGCGAGCTCATGTCGGACTGAATCTGTGCAGGCGTCCTCGCGACGTTGTAGACCCGCACCTCGTCGATGAGCCCCTGGAAGTACTGACCGTAAATGCTGTCGCCACCGATCTCCAGTGGGCTGGTGGACGACGCCAGTGGGCCGCTCAGGCTGGACGCTGCGACCTGGACGCCGTTGACGTACAAACGAACCGTCGTCCCATCGTAGGTTTCGGCGAGATGAGTCCAGGTGTTCGGGGACAGCACCGCTGGTGCGTAGGTGTTGCTGTTGCCGGAGCTCGCGAGCGTGACACCGGCACCGGGCCTGCCTCCGCTGTCTGTCGTGGCTTCCAGATAGTAGTTGTCGTTCCCCTTGTAGACGACGTCGCGCCAGGCGCTGCTGACCGCGGTTGGATTGACCCAGGCTTCCAGCGTCAACGCGGTGCTGAGGTGCAGTGACGGGCTGTCGGGCACGACGACGCGCGCGCTTCCGCTGAACGACAGTGCACCGCCAAACTTGCCGGCGGTGGACCACGTTGCGGAGCCGATGGTGGCGGTGTTGCCCGTGCCGGAGGAATCGAGGGCCGTGCTGCCCGAACCGTCATTGAAGGAGTAAGCGGCGACCAGTTCAGGAACCGTCGCGGTCGTCGTGACCGCCGCCATATTCGAGTACGGCCCGAGGTTGCCAGCGGCGTCTGTGGCGAGGGCGACGTAGTTGTAGGTGGTGTTGGGCGTCAGGCCCGTATCGGTGAACGTTGTACCAGTGGGTGTCGCCAGCTTGATGAACGTCGTGCAGCCCACGCCCTGGCACCGCTCGATGCGATAGCCGGTGACGCCGACGTTATCGGTGGCCGCGCTCCAGTTGAGCGACACCTGTGTACCGCTCAACGCGGTCGCCGTCAGCGGTCCCGGAGCGGAGGGTGGCTCGCTGTCGAGTGCCTGGGAGGTGACGGCGCTCGCCGTGTTGGAGTAGACGCTGAGATTGCCGGCCTGGTCGCCCGCCCGGATTCGGTAGCTGTAGCTGGTATTCGCCGACAATCCCGTGTCGTTCAGTCCGAGCGCACCGGACGTCGTGCCGATTTCGGTGAAGGTCGTGCACCCGCTGCCGGCGCACCGTTCAACGCGATAGGCCGTGACACCCACGTTGTCAACCGACGCCGTCCACGTCACGTTCACCTGCGAAGTGGACGCCGTCGTCGCTGTCGCATTCCCCGGGGCCGTCGGGGGCTGCGAGTCGACCGCGACGCCTCCAGCTTTGAACGCCGCCAGCTGCATCACCCACGCCCCGCCCGTCAACGTGGCGGCGGCGCTGTACGTGCCGACGGTCGTGACGATGCGGTCTTCGAGGATGTCGCCGTCGGGGTTGGTGACGACCCGGTTTGTGAAGCCGCTGCCCGCCGCAGTCGTGCCTTGAGCCACCAGGTTGGCTCCGACGAGCAGTTCGCTGCTGCTCCGGGTCGTCAGAGTGCCGCTGTTGCTCGGCGTGGTACTGCCCGTTGCCGCCGCAACCGCGTCGAGTGGCGCGACGGCATCGAGCCCGCGGTATTCCGCAATCCGAATATCGGGGTGACTGGCGCCCCGCGAGAACGTCACGGTGACGGTATTCCCGTTGGCCGGCGCCGACGCGATGTTGGGCGCGTAGTAGATGCTCTGCGTTCCGAGTCCGCTTCGGACGGTCGGTCCGACGGCTTTCGTATAGATGTTTCCTCGCGAGTCGGCAACGGACTGGACCTGAGCGACGGCGTCGTTCCAGCCGACGACGACGACGCTCAGATCGCCCGCAGTCTGGGCAGCCGGAAATGCAACATTGACGGACGCCACCGTCGACTGCGGCGTCGCATAGGCCATCTGCACAAAACCGATCGGAGCGGCGGCAGGCGTCGTCGCGCTGACCACCGCGGAGTATCCACTCTGATTGTTCGCGAGATCCGTGGCCCTGATCCGGTAGCTGTAGCTCGTGCCGCCGGCGACCGTCGTGTCGCTATAGGGGCTTGCTGTGGCGGTGGCAATCTGTACGAAAGCAGCGCACCCCGAACCAGTGCAGCGCTCGATCTGGTAAGCGGTGACGCCGACGTTGTCGGTGGAGGCGGTCCACGTCAGATTCATCTGGCTGGCCGAGATCGCGGTCGCGGTGAGCGAGGTCGGTGCTGTCGGCGGGGCGGTGTCTGCGGGCGCCGGCGTTGTCGCAGCGGCGATATTCGAATACGCACTCAGGTTGTTCGCCGCGTCGGAGGCGCGGACGCGATACTGATACGTCGTGCTGGCGGCGACCGTCGTGTCGCTGTAGCCGGGTGCCGTGGCGGTGCCGACTTGCGCGTACGTCGAACAGCCGGTGCCCTGGCATCGTTCGATCACGTAACTCGAAACACCGACGTTGTCAGTCGAGCCGGTCCACGCGAGCGTGATCTGACTGGTCGAAGACGCGGTGGCGGTCAATGCCGACGGCGCAGAGGGAGGAGCCGTGTCAGGTGCCGGCGGCGTCGTCACGCTGGCACTATTCGAATACCCACTCAGGTTGTTCGCCGCGTCGGAGGCGCGGACACGATACTGATACGTCGTGCCGGCGACGACGGTCGTGTCGCTGTAGTTGACTGCCGTCGCCGTGCCGACCTGCGCGAAGGTCGAGCAGCCGGCGCCCTGGCACCGTTCGACCAGATAGCGCGACACGCCGACGTTGTCGGTCGAGGCGGTCCACGCGAGATTGATCTGACTGGTCGAGAGAGCGGCGGTCAATGCCGACGGCGCAGAGGGAGGAGCCGTGTCGGGTGCCGTCGGCGTCGTCACGCTGGCGACATTCGAATACCCACTGAGGTTGTTCGCCGAATCGGAGGCGCGGACCCGATACTGATAGGTCGTGCTGGCAGCGACGGTCGCATCGCTGTAGGTCGGCGCCGTTGACGTGCCAACCTGCGCGAACGTCGAGCAGCCGGCGCCCTGGCAACGTTCAATCAGGTATTGCGAGACCGCGACGTTGTCGGTCGAGGCTGTCCACGCCAACCCCACCTGAGTGGCGGACGGGCTGCTGGCCGTCAAGCCCGCCGGAGTGCTGGGAGGCTGGGTGTCGGCGGAGCCCGACGAGGGGCGGAAGGCCACCACCTGCATGACCCAGGCGCCGCCGGTGAGCCTGGCGGTCGCGCTGTAGCTTCCGACGGTCGATGCCGTGCGATCCTCGAGAATGTCGCCGTCTGGAGTCGTGACGATGCGCGACGCGTAGCCCGTCCCGGCGCCGAGGGTTCCCTGTGCGACCAGATTTGCGCCCACGAGCAGGTCATTCGCGTATCTGGTCGTCACGGAGCCGCTGCTGGCGGTCGTGCCGGTGCCCTGGGCCCCGACGGCGACATCGAGAGGAGCGGTCGGGTCGAGTCCCCGGTATTCCGCGATGCGAACGTCGGCGAACTGCGCGGCGGGCGTGAAGACCACCGTCACGACGTTGGTGCCGGCCGCGGCAGCCGTGATGTTCCTGGCGTAGTAGATGCTCTGAGTGCCCAGGCCGCTGCTCACCGTCGGGCCGACCGCACGTGCATACACGTTTCCACGGGTGTCCGTGACCGATTGCACTTGTGCAGTCGTATCGTTCCACCCGACGACCACCACGTTGAGATTTCCCGCGGCTTGACCCGCCGTGAATCGCACGGCCACCGACGTCTGGGCAGATTGCGGTGTCGCCGCCGCGATCTGAACGAATCCAACGGCGGCCTGCGCCGACGCGCGGCCGTCCGGGAGGAGATTGGTAAACCAGGCGACTAGGCAGAGGAGGAAGGAAAAAACACAGAAATGTAGTCGGGGCCGCACGGAGCCCGAGTATACGCGGAATATTACGAATGTGTACCCGGTCGGCGATGCGCGGACGAGCGCCAGGCCTGTCCTGGCGCCCGCCGATCGGCCATTCTCTCGAGGAGCGTCGGCCTACTGCAGAAGACCGTAGACCGTCAGACGGCCCTCCGATGACACGAACACCTTCCCGTTGACCACCAGCGGGATGCTGAACTTGGCCGCCACATCCAACGCATCGCGGGCAGCGGCCTGGTCGCT belongs to Vicinamibacterales bacterium and includes:
- a CDS encoding LamG-like jellyroll fold domain-containing protein — protein: MQSVTDTRGNVYARAVGPTVSSGLGTQSIYYARNITAAAAGTNVVTVVFTPAAQFADVRIAEYRGLDPTAPLDVAVGAQGTGTTASSGSVTTRYANDLLVGANLVAQGTLGAGTGYASRIVTTPDGDILEDRTASTVGSYSATARLTGGAWVMQVVAFRPSSGSADTQPPSTPAGLTASSPSATQVGLAWTASTDNVAVSQYLIERCQGAGCSTFAQVGTSTAPTYSDATVAASTTYQYRVRASDSANNLSGYSNVASVTTPTAPDTAPPSAPSALTAALSTSQINLAWTASTDNVGVSRYLVERCQGAGCSTFAQVGTATAVNYSDTTVVAGTTYQYRVRASDAANNLSGYSNSASVTTPPAPDTAPPSAPSALTATASSTSQITLAWTGSTDNVGVSSYVIERCQGTGCSTYAQVGTATAPGYSDTTVAASTTYQYRVRASDAANNLSAYSNIAAATTPAPADTAPPTAPTSLTATAISASQMNLTWTASTDNVGVTAYQIERCTGSGCAAFVQIATATASPYSDTTVAGGTSYSYRIRATDLANNQSGYSAVVSATTPAAAPIGFVQMAYATPQSTVASVNVAFPAAQTAGDLSVVVVGWNDAVAQVQSVADSRGNIYTKAVGPTVRSGLGTQSIYYAPNIASAPANGNTVTVTFSRGASHPDIRIAEYRGLDAVAPLDAVAAATGSTTPSNSGTLTTRSSSELLVGANLVAQGTTAAGSGFTNRVVTNPDGDILEDRIVTTVGTYSAAATLTGGAWVMQLAAFKAGGVAVDSQPPTAPGNATATTASTSQVNVTWTASVDNVGVTAYRVERCAGSGCTTFTEIGTTSGALGLNDTGLSANTSYSYRIRAGDQAGNLSVYSNTASAVTSQALDSEPPSAPGPLTATALSGTQVSLNWSAATDNVGVTGYRIERCQGVGCTTFIKLATPTGTTFTDTGLTPNTTYNYVALATDAAGNLGPYSNMAAVTTTATVPELVAAYSFNDGSGSTALDSSGTGNTATIGSATWSTAGKFGGALSFSGSARVVVPDSPSLHLSTALTLEAWVNPTAVSSAWRDVVYKGNDNYYLEATTDSGGRPGAGVTLASSGNSNTYAPAVLSPNTWTHLAETYDGTTVRLYVNGVQVAASSLSGPLASSTSPLEIGGDSIYGQYFQGLIDEVRVYNVARTPAQIQSDMSSPVGASVPVVVLSNSSIDFGQQAIGVPAPTSDLTVTNVGTAPLNFTAISTTGSQAAEFSRTTTCGTALAAGSSCSVTVTFTPAAAGARSGILTIQDDAAGAPQVITLSGQGVSVLLSPATVTLTPNRPVQFSAISNGSSTYVWSVDGVAGGTSASGTITADGLYTAPSTTGSHTVSATTTDQSLSGSATVFVVNYTGTFTFHNDNGRTGANLNETVLAPANVNSSRFGKLRSYAIDGISMASPLYVPAVTVPGIGVRNVVYVATEHDSVYAFDADGNDTNPLWQVSFVNPAAGVTTVSPADVNECCDIAPEIGITGTPVIDAATGTLYVVAKTAETIGSNKTFVQRLHALDVTTGAEKFGGPVVIQASVPGTGTGSAGGRVAFDALHENQRPALLLNNGVVYVAFGSHGDIQPYHGWVLGYNAATLQQTFAYCVSPDAEGGGIWLANSGLAADANGSVFLVTGNGTFDGNSGGTNFGDSYIKLGPAGAFLDYFTPHNEGTLDGANADLGAGGITLLPDQSGTHPHLLVSAGKNGTIDVIDRDNMGHYHAADDSQIVQSLANIFPFGTPEPGNYSAPIYYNGVVYFSPVSDNLQAFALTNGRLSTSPTSRASEIFAYPGGTLAVSAAGNVNGILWAIERRGTASGALHAYDASNLGNELYHSDQAGSRDVLDEAVKFSAPLVANGRVYVASATRLTIYGLFQ